From Hartmannibacter diazotrophicus, a single genomic window includes:
- a CDS encoding AzlC family ABC transporter permease: MNTHVSQHGATALDEFRRGVVAVAPLAVAVIPFALILGANGAAKGLSVVEIGLMSAIVFAGSSQFLAIDLWREPVPVLSLGLAALLINLRHVLMSASLSGKMNHVPKWLRYLKVFFLADEIWALAEQHATRQRLTPAYYFGLAAPLYGAWVLLTMAGAALGSLIADPRAFGFDFAFTAVFIGLVAGFWKGRGSALVAATSAIVAIAVHTLVEGAWFVVAGALAGVAMAAITARQDAA, translated from the coding sequence ATGAACACGCATGTTTCCCAGCACGGCGCCACGGCACTGGACGAATTCCGGCGCGGCGTCGTCGCCGTCGCCCCTCTTGCGGTCGCCGTCATCCCCTTCGCCCTGATCCTCGGCGCCAACGGCGCGGCCAAGGGCCTTTCCGTCGTCGAGATCGGGCTGATGAGCGCAATCGTCTTTGCCGGCAGCTCACAGTTCCTGGCCATCGACCTCTGGCGCGAGCCGGTGCCGGTCCTCTCGCTTGGCCTTGCCGCCCTCCTCATCAACCTGCGTCATGTGCTGATGTCGGCCTCGCTGAGCGGCAAGATGAACCACGTACCGAAGTGGCTGCGCTACCTGAAGGTCTTCTTCCTGGCCGACGAGATCTGGGCACTCGCCGAACAGCATGCGACCCGGCAACGCCTGACGCCGGCCTATTATTTCGGCCTCGCCGCGCCGCTCTACGGCGCATGGGTGCTGCTCACCATGGCGGGCGCTGCTCTCGGCTCGCTCATCGCCGATCCGCGCGCCTTCGGCTTCGACTTCGCCTTCACCGCCGTCTTCATCGGTCTGGTCGCCGGTTTCTGGAAAGGGCGCGGCAGCGCCCTCGTGGCGGCCACCAGCGCCATTGTCGCGATCGCCGTCCATACCCTGGTTGAAGGCGCTTGGTTCGTCGTCGCCGGCGCGCTTGCCGGCGTCGCGATGGCGGCCATTACAGCAAGGCAGGACGCCGCATGA
- the dgcA gene encoding N-acetyl-D-Glu racemase DgcA, which translates to MSQTLTVTDERWPIAGRFTISRGSKTEAHVVVATVRDENGLAGRGECVPYTRYGETVDGVMAEITAMTTDVGAVLTRADLQERMKPGAARNALDCALFALEARQKGLTAAELAGLPPLQPVTTAFTLSLDTPENMEAAARVNAARPLLKIKLGGGAEDEERLAAVRIGAPDAALIIDANEGWTPDIFESRMRACAHHRVALVEQPLPESDDAALADLPHLVPVCADESAHIATNIPRLAKLYDAVNIKLDKTGGITEALKMASAAENAGLAIMVGCMVATSLAMAPALLLAAKAKFVDLDGPLLLARDREPGLVFEGSIIRPPQATVWA; encoded by the coding sequence GTGAGCCAGACGCTGACGGTGACCGACGAACGCTGGCCGATCGCCGGGCGCTTCACCATCTCGCGCGGCTCCAAGACCGAGGCCCACGTCGTCGTCGCAACTGTCCGCGACGAAAACGGTCTTGCCGGACGGGGCGAATGCGTCCCCTATACCCGCTATGGCGAGACCGTCGATGGTGTCATGGCCGAGATCACCGCGATGACAACCGACGTCGGGGCCGTCCTCACCCGGGCCGACCTGCAAGAACGTATGAAACCCGGCGCGGCGCGCAATGCCCTTGATTGCGCGCTCTTCGCCCTCGAGGCGCGCCAGAAAGGCCTGACGGCGGCCGAACTGGCCGGTCTGCCGCCGCTCCAGCCTGTCACGACCGCCTTCACGCTCAGCCTCGACACGCCCGAGAACATGGAGGCCGCCGCGCGGGTCAACGCGGCCCGGCCGCTGCTCAAGATCAAGCTCGGCGGCGGCGCGGAGGATGAGGAACGCCTCGCCGCCGTCCGTATCGGCGCGCCCGACGCCGCCCTCATCATCGACGCCAACGAAGGCTGGACGCCGGACATCTTCGAAAGCCGCATGCGGGCCTGCGCCCATCACCGTGTCGCGCTGGTCGAGCAGCCCCTGCCAGAATCGGATGACGCGGCGCTCGCCGACCTGCCTCACCTCGTGCCCGTCTGCGCCGACGAAAGCGCCCACATCGCCACCAACATTCCCCGGCTCGCGAAGCTCTACGACGCGGTCAACATCAAGCTCGACAAGACCGGAGGCATCACCGAGGCATTGAAGATGGCAAGCGCCGCCGAAAACGCGGGCCTTGCCATCATGGTCGGCTGCATGGTGGCGACCTCGCTCGCCATGGCTCCGGCCCTGCTCCTTGCGGCAAAGGCAAAGTTCGTCGACCTCGACGGCCCGCTACTTTTGGCCCGCGACCGTGAACCGGGCCTCGTCTTCGAGGGATCGATCATCCGTCCGCCCCAGGCTACCGTCTGGGCCTGA
- a CDS encoding AraC family transcriptional regulator, translating to MGEKDRARFFRAERHDALEGLTAAFRKHRYEPHSHDTYVVGIIVDGCEAYTLRGERHYAAAGNLCFVNPGEVHDGEPAGHVFAYRITYPSVALLRSIAAEITGREPAGAPYFPKATASDDEAAMLFLRCHLQLETAPSTLAADEALVSVYALLLRRHAILDHVPAALAAHGRAVTKVMEFLQSSIDRDPDLASIADVAGLSRHHLIRLFKRETGLTPHAFLMDCRVRAARTLLARGDAPADVALACGFFDQSHLNRCFKARVGVAPGAFRRA from the coding sequence ATGGGCGAGAAGGATCGTGCGCGCTTCTTCCGCGCCGAGCGCCACGACGCGTTGGAGGGGCTGACGGCCGCCTTCCGCAAGCATCGCTACGAACCGCACAGCCACGACACCTATGTCGTCGGCATTATCGTCGACGGCTGCGAGGCCTACACCTTGCGCGGCGAACGCCACTACGCGGCGGCCGGAAACCTCTGCTTCGTCAATCCCGGCGAGGTGCACGACGGCGAACCCGCTGGCCACGTTTTCGCTTATCGCATAACCTATCCGTCCGTCGCGCTGCTGCGCTCCATCGCAGCCGAAATCACCGGCCGCGAGCCTGCCGGTGCGCCCTATTTTCCGAAGGCAACGGCGAGCGACGACGAGGCTGCAATGCTGTTCCTGCGCTGCCATCTCCAGCTCGAAACCGCCCCGAGCACCCTCGCCGCCGACGAAGCGCTCGTCTCGGTCTACGCGCTCCTGCTCCGCCGCCATGCAATTCTCGACCATGTGCCGGCCGCTCTCGCCGCCCATGGCAGGGCGGTGACGAAGGTCATGGAGTTCCTCCAGTCCTCCATCGACCGCGATCCGGATTTGGCATCCATCGCCGATGTCGCCGGCCTGTCGCGCCATCATCTCATTCGTCTCTTCAAGCGCGAGACCGGCCTGACCCCGCATGCCTTCCTGATGGATTGCCGCGTTCGCGCTGCCCGGACGCTGCTGGCACGCGGCGATGCACCCGCCGACGTCGCGCTCGCCTGCGGCTTCTTCGACCAGAGCCACCTGAACCGCTGCTTCAAGGCCCGCGTCGGCGTCGCGCCCGGAGCCTTCCGGCGGGCCTGA
- the dgcN gene encoding N-acetyltransferase DgcN — MEIKRPYLLFLGDVKDSLAAKTGLGIVDWRRDWCLGQYRLPGCMADAKIDDLSIAEAAEMGAKTMVIGVVNAGGVLPDHWIDSIVDAIKAGLDIASGLHMRLGDVPAIRDAAERHGARLHDVRHSTMSFATGKGTRRPGRRLLTVGTDCSVGKKYSALALEAEMRSRGMNAEFRATGQTGVFISGRGVALDAVVADFISGAAEWLTPENQPDHWDVVEGQGSLFHPSFAGVTLGLLHGAQPDAFVVCHEPTRTTMRGVGHPLPTIGQVIDLTRACGRLTNPDIRCVGICINTAALIEEDEARALLSETAEEYELPVTDPVRFGVAPIVDHLRMEFPV; from the coding sequence GTGCCTTGGCCAATACCGCCTGCCCGGCTGCATGGCCGATGCCAAGATCGACGATCTGTCGATCGCGGAGGCGGCCGAGATGGGCGCCAAGACCATGGTCATCGGCGTCGTCAACGCCGGCGGCGTCCTGCCCGACCACTGGATCGACAGCATCGTGGACGCCATCAAGGCGGGCCTCGATATCGCTAGCGGCCTGCACATGCGCCTTGGCGATGTCCCCGCGATCCGCGATGCGGCCGAACGCCATGGCGCGCGCCTGCACGACGTTCGCCATTCGACGATGTCCTTTGCGACCGGCAAGGGCACGCGCCGTCCGGGCCGGCGTCTGCTGACCGTTGGAACCGACTGTTCGGTCGGCAAGAAATACTCGGCGCTGGCGCTGGAGGCGGAAATGCGCTCGCGCGGCATGAACGCGGAATTCCGCGCCACCGGCCAGACCGGCGTCTTCATCTCCGGGCGGGGCGTGGCGCTCGATGCCGTCGTCGCCGATTTCATCTCCGGCGCCGCCGAATGGCTGACCCCGGAAAACCAGCCCGACCACTGGGACGTGGTCGAGGGCCAGGGATCGCTCTTCCACCCCTCCTTTGCCGGCGTCACCCTCGGGCTGCTTCATGGCGCCCAGCCCGACGCCTTCGTCGTCTGCCACGAGCCGACCCGCACCACGATGCGCGGCGTTGGCCACCCGCTGCCGACCATCGGCCAGGTCATCGATCTCACGCGCGCCTGCGGCCGGCTGACCAACCCGGACATTCGCTGCGTCGGCATCTGCATCAACACCGCAGCTCTGATCGAGGAAGACGAAGCACGCGCCCTCCTGAGCGAAACGGCGGAGGAATACGAGTTGCCGGTGACCGACCCGGTCCGCTTCGGCGTCGCCCCCATCGTCGACCATCTCCGGATGGAGTTCCCGGTGTGA
- a CDS encoding AzlD family protein, with protein MIDLPTLSAILLMAAATYFTRVSGLWLASRIPAGGRSRAALDALPIAVLVAVIAPSATAGPAEIAAALTAILLVRRLQLLGVIAMSVAVVIILRAALG; from the coding sequence ATGATCGATCTGCCCACCCTCTCGGCGATCCTGCTGATGGCGGCGGCGACCTATTTCACGCGGGTCAGCGGCCTCTGGCTCGCCTCGCGCATTCCTGCCGGCGGACGCAGCCGCGCGGCGCTCGACGCCTTGCCAATCGCCGTCCTCGTCGCCGTCATCGCGCCAAGCGCCACGGCGGGGCCGGCCGAAATCGCGGCGGCGCTGACGGCCATCCTGCTCGTCCGCCGGCTGCAGCTTCTCGGTGTGATCGCGATGAGCGTGGCCGTTGTCATCATCCTGCGCGCGGCTCTCGGATAG